Genomic DNA from Macadamia integrifolia cultivar HAES 741 chromosome 6, SCU_Mint_v3, whole genome shotgun sequence:
GTACCGGTGGTTCGCGAAGCATCTGGCTTACCGGTAATCTCCCATTCCCGTCGTCGAGAGACTATAAGAACTATAGCATGCCAGAAACGGGGAGTTGAGGTGGTTAGACCTATACCCCGAAATGCTCCCAGCATAGGAGCCTATGGTTCCATTCTTGTTGTTGCTGGAGGGAGTTGCGCTCTTCTCGGTGTGGAGCGATATACGAGAAATAGATGCTCAGCCTGCAATGTCCGATAACGGCGCTGAAGTAGTGAATCTATCGGCACCACAGCAGTGGCATACAACTTTGGACCTAACGGCCGGCCCCGTAACCTTTCGGAATGGGGGATCCCCGTTGGCAACAACCACGGTAGTAGTTGCGGAACTACTGGGCCGGGAgagggtggtctacgatcagctcgaccGCAGGCTGGTTGTAAATCAGGCTGATTGTAAATCAGCTGCTCCTCTTTCTTCGCTTCGGGGACGGAGGTCCTACGGTAGGTAACAGCAGGCACAAGCAACTTGACCGAAGGGGACCAGCGCTTCTACTCCTCCACCGAGGAGCCGTTCGCAGCCAGAAGCAAGGGATGTCGTGAACGGTGGAAGGTCACAGAGAATTGACCTCTTCATAGAGTGATCCTATGATCGATATAGGATATAGACTCTCTCTTTCCTTATTCTTATTctgaaaaaaatcttttttgaaaaaaaaagaagggtgacTCAATCAATTGGGGGTGGGACCTGTTGGCATAATGCACGCTGGAACGTGGGAATTCGAGGTCTCATGAACTACTACTAACAACctactttgtttttgttttgttcgtGGACAAACGATTTCAGGTCAGGCCTATGGATGGATCCTTTTAGATCTACGGGCCGGCCGGCCCCGGCCGTTCACATGAGCATAGGGAATCTATACTCGAGCGTTCGACTGGGCCCCTGACAGGATAGGTGAGGAATCACTCTTGATCTGATCTATTGGGGCCTACAACTTCGCCGAGCCGACTAGCATCCCTTTCCACTGCGCATTTATCGAACAAAGAAGACGACTATAGGATCGAATTCGCTTTCCGTGGTGAACTGGTCGTCCCATTCCTTCTGCCTGTCTCATGTGTGTGGAACCAGGTCTTTTTCTGTTCCAGCCTCACTGAAGTAGGTAGGGCTGGGTGAGAAACGGTCCCCTGTTGTCTGTAGGCCTTCGATTCCACCGGGGTCTTACGGTCTCTGAGAAAGGGGAGAACTACCTAACTAAAGAAGAATAGTGCTCTTTCTAAGAGTAGGCGTGGAGAGCTTTTTGCGGGGAAACTTGCAAGTACAGTTTGGGGGGAGGCGGGCGTCGACCCAACCTTATGAGTATTCGGACTATAACAGTTCCGATGAACAGTCACTCACTTTTGACAGTTATACGATTCCAGAAGATGATCCAGAATTGGGTCAATCACGTTTATTAGAAGTGGACAATAGAGTGGTTGTACCAGCCAAAACTCATCTACGTATTATTGTAACACCTGCTGATGTACCTCATAGTTGGGCTGTACCTTCCTCAGGTGTCAAATGTGATGCTGTACCTGGTCGTTCAAATCAGACCTCTATTTCGGTACAACGAGAAGGAGTTTACTATGGTCAGTGCAGTGAGATTCGTGGAACTAATCATGCCTCTACGCGTGCGCCCGGAAACATAGGCCGACTGCTGAGCCCACTCTGGCTCAGCCGCACCACCCGGGGTGCGAGCCACCCGAGAAGCAAGCTATTACAGCGAGCGGCTGGAGCAGTAGGGAGCCGAGGAGCAAGGCAGTAGATAAGATAGAAGAAGGGGCCAGGCTCCCGGTGGAGCAGAGGAGACGGTTAGGATAACGAACTTGAAACGCGGAGCCCGAGCGGCCGGCGAGCGAGTGGTTAGTGGCCAATAGCGCCCTAGTTGATGGCATTCCTCTCTGCGGCTGGCACTCGAGGAACCACGGGGCACTCCATACAGAGCAAGCAAGTCTTAGGGATGAGACGCCCGCGCAAGGACCTCCATTCTCATTAGGAGGTCGAACCAAGGACCTATGGAAGTCGGGGCTACCCCGTCCCCATGGCAACGCAACAGTGTCCTGAGGGAGGAGTTTAGAGGCCTTATAGTAGCAcggacttctttttctttctaggTCATGCGAAGGGGGCCAGTCCAAGATCGTACTGTTCCTCTACAAAGACAACAGACGCTCTCAACGGCTAGGCGCCACTCTCTTTCTGAGTTATTCCAGCTTCTTCATGATTTCGTGCCGCGGTGAACgaacaaaaccaaaaagagaagaGGGCCGTCTCAGCAGAAGGAGAAGGACCTGCAACGGCAGAGACTACTGACCCTCTTCTTGTTCCTAGCCGTCTGTTACGAGTCCGGGAAGCCTGGAATCATCAATATGAGGGATCCCTCAAAATAGAGAAGGGCGGGCAGGGCTTCCGCAAGAGCCTCCCCCTCTTCCCGGTCAAGATAGATGGGAAGGAGACGGACATAACCAGCCTCTTTATTTATGTACGTACACCTTTGTTTCAGGGATAAAAACCTCCTGCTAATCCGGCCATTTCCGAACCTGTTTTTCCCACCCCAAAAAATTCAATGGAGGACTTCTCAATTCTTGCGATTCCCAGCCCGGCTAAATAGGCTCAATGATCTCTTTCTTCGATAGGCCGGTCCGGCGCTCCGCTTGGTTATATTCGTACATGTTTCGACTCGCCGGTCATTATGGATCTAGTGGCATGGCGAGGCGAAGGGGGGAAGCAACTACGAAGCCCCTTATAGCTTGAATGGGACTCGACAAGTCGCTTCGCTTATAGAATAGAATGCAAGCAAGgatggtcgtagatcagcttaCTCTCCGTCTAGCGGCGGCAAGGAAGGAGGGTGCTCGTAGATCAGCTCGACCGCAGGGTGGTCGTAGACCAGGCTGATTGTAAATCAGCTCGACCACCGGGAGagagtggtcgtagatcagctcaGCCGTTGCTTctttggtcgtagatcagctagcCGTTGCTTctttggtcgtagatcagctaggGCGCGAATCCAGCAAGCACTTGGGCGGAGTAAAGCGGATCGTAGAGCACCGTTGCGCTAACGCGCGCGCTGTAGTTTTTCAGCTTGGTTCTGGCGCGCGCCTGACTCATAATTGGGCTCCCTCCGTTGCTTGTTCGCTCAGGGAGTTGCTTCTTTAGGTTGAAGCGCGTTAGCGCAGTAGTTTGATTGCGTATCGCGCTAGGCGCTCACGTTTTTTGGCTTCGCAGGAGTGCGCGGGGCGCATCCGCGCACTTCCGTTTTTCAGCTTGCTGCTCGCTTTCTCGCTTCCGAGAGGCGAAGGGAGCCTGACTTACGGCTTCCAAGCCTGGCGCGAAGCGAAGGGATTGGATTTCACCTATGATCAGATCAGTGGGCAACCATAGTGTACTTTTTTCGTGGTGTTGTTGACGTTGTTGAAAGCGAATTTCCAATTTTTAAGTAGGCCTAGCTTTTCGGAGCTGCTCCCAGCTCACACTATGGTGGAGGAGGTGCCGTGAAGATCTAGGAGTGTGAGCAGTACGAGCTGAAAGGCTCCCATACTGTTTGGAGGGCAGGGGGCATAGATGCCAAACCTGACCCCTATCTATCGTCGTAGAAGCTGTTCCTAGGAAAGATTATGGTTCTCGGGTATCTAATCAATTAATCCCCCAAACAAGCAAGGGCCCCACTATAGCGTTAGGCCCCTATTTGAGTAAGGCGCGCGCAACCTAGTTGCGCGCGTTAGCGCAacggtgctctacgatcagcttACTCTCCATTGGGCTCATCCCTTGCTTGGTTGAAGCGCGTTAGcgcagtagtttgattgcttaAGCGGAAATGAGAGAGTAGGGTGAGGGAAAAGGGGGGAAGCCACTAAATTGAAGGCTTCGCTCGCTCGCTCTAACGCTCGTTTAGTAGACAGCGAGTGGAGTGCATAAGCcccagcaatcaaactactgcgCGTTAGCGCAacggtggtcgtagatcagctagcCGTTGCTTGTTAGGGGCGAGTACTACACGAGCTCGTAAGTCAAGTACGGAACGAGCCTTGTCTACGAAGCATAAAACCTCGTCTTGCTTGCTTCTGGCGAAGCTTTTAGTCTGTAGGCATTCAGGTATGGTAGGAATACTACTTTGAAAGCCAACCACTACATAGGAGCGATAGCGAAGCCAAGCCGTATAAAGGCGAGCAGCCCTTATAGCAATAGCAAACGGCCTACTTATAGCCCTATTTTTCTTATCTTATTTAGGCGCTACTGAACTAAATTGACTACTCAAGTACCAAAGGCGACCGGTCCATGAGACCGCCttcttcaaaatatatataaggcGCTCTTTGCCCTGTTGCTTTTCGAATAGCCGTCAGGGACCTATGCTATGGGCAAGAAAAATGGGCGTTGTTGTTGGGAGGTCCAATGCTAAGCTTACCTTAGGTAAGCGTAAGCTATAACCTTAATTGATCAAAGATCTTCCCGTTCAGTTGCTGAAAGATAGATGCTGATAATGtttcaaaatgagaaaaaacGACTCTTATATTATAAtagatttgtttttcttttttgttttacgCTTTTTaattagaatttatttttttatttgtttttgggtCTTTTATCTTTAAAGATTTGTACCTctttttactttcatttatgtttgtttgttattttcAAACATTTTCTAACTTTCTTTATTTGACATAGTCCCTGTCGCGTATTGCGCGGATGATTCTCTCGATCTCGAATTGAGTGAGGCTGGCCCCCCGGGGGAGGCTCGGGGGAACCTGTCCCCCGATCTCTTGCGGAAAACGAGGCGGCCTTATACAGGCAATGGTTGCCCCTGGCGGCTCAGGAACCGGCTCCAGCCGGGGCGGCTCATACCGCTCACCCGCTTCCCGCTGGGGGGCCAATCCCGAGCAGCCTTGGCCTGACTTTGGGCCGCCGAGGCTGCTACCGGAGATAGCCCAAAATAGGGGGAGTACTCCGGATATCATGGAAGATATTTTGAGTACTCCGCCCAGTAGGAGCGAGAATCGAAGAATCTAAATTGGACCTAATCCAACAGATTGAGAATGCAGTCAAAGAGGGGGCAGTCATCAAATCAACTATGTCGATTTTAGTCTAATGACTAAATGGATCATTGATGATCAAGACGACGAGCGCCCCCCAACTCTCCGCTATATCCTAAAGCAGCTCCGTAGTAAGGGAGAGGGAAGCACGTACTAGAAAAGCATGCTTCAGGCATGTTGTTAAATGCCCTTTTTCTGTCGTCTTTGCCGAGcctgattttcttttctatggACGTGTTTTGCTGGATAAGATAAGGAGGACCGCCCTTCGACGCTTCTTTCGCTGTATACCCCCTCCATCCTTCGGAGGTGGAAGAAAGGGTACTATATTTATCTATATATCTATATTTTAGGGCCCCAGAACGCTAAAAAGGTGGGGGAGAAGCAAGCCGAACCTCTGATCGACCTGGACACATAAATAATTCTCGGGGTCGAGAGAGATTTGAGATTCCGTAAGTAACTCAGTGAGTGCTTTCTAAGAAAAGGGCTTGgcttggaagaagaaaatgaaatacgAACAACCGCGCTGGTCGTAATAGATCGACTTTCATGCTAGTTCTTGCTCCAGCATGAAAGTTCCATTTCAGGGAAGGACGACGTACCATGATACTTTCTGTTTCGTCGAGCCCTGCTTTGGTCTCTGGTTTGATGGTTGTACGTGCTAAAAATCCGGTACATTCCGTTTCGTTTCCCATCCCAGTCTTTCGCGACACTTCAGGTTTACTTCTTTTGTTAGGTCTCGACTTCTCCGCTATGATCTTCCCAGTAGTTCATATAGGAGCTATTGCCGTTTCATTCCTATTCGTTGTTATGATGTTCCATATTCAAATAGCGGAGATTCACGAAGAAGTATTGCGCTATTTACCAGTGAGTGGTATTATTGGACTGATCTTTTGGTGGGAAATGTTCTTCATTTTAGATAATGAAACCATTCCATTACTACCAACCCAAAGAAATACGACCTCTCTGAGATATACGGTTCATGCCGGAAAGGTACGAAGTTGGACTAATTTGGAAACATTGGGCAATTTACTTTATACCTACTATTCCGTCTGGTTTTTggttcctagtcctattttatTAGTAGCCATGATTGGGGCTATAGTACTTACTATGCATAGGACTACACAGGTGAAAAGACAGGATGTATTCCGACGAAATGCTATTGATTCTAGGAGGACTATAATGAGGAGGACGTCAGACCCACGATCTACTAAAGGGCAAGTAGCTTGATTCTCCAATCATGGTTCGAATCAAATTCGTGGGATGGCAGTGATCCTTAGCTGGTCATGGCCATAATGTGCTGTTTTCCTCGGATTCATTGGATTAGGCTCATATACGTAATAACAACCTCAAACAGATAGATTGGGACAAACACGATCAATAGTTAGGGGTGTAGCCTTCCATTCACTTCTAGCTCGGGTGGGATCAGGGAACAACCGGTGGAGCCATCGGCGTGACAAGCCCTTCTATAAAGCCAGTAGCTCGGGTTCATCAGACAATAATAGGCTTCATAGTCACCAGCGAGGGGTGTGACAAGCCATTCTGTAAAGCCAGGGCATTCAACTCCTCTTCCCCTTACTTAACCCCAACCAGCTAAAGGCGCTTCGGGGAGTAGCCGGATCCAGATTGCTTATGCTACATTTATCACTCACCCCTTAAGGCGCCTTACCCCTGGCTGTAGATAGAGATACCATCTATAGAGAGGCTATGGAGAGGCTGGTAATAGCATCCCTATCTTTTCTGCATCAATTCATTCGATTAGCCCTTCCGCTACTAGGGGCACGATTCATTAATTAGAGAGGCGATTACTTAGAGAGAGGAGGCGCGATGCATCAATTCATTCCCTACCGTTTTGACTGAGATGGTCGATGCTTCTACTGATGTGGTCGATCCAAACTCAATGATAGAAGCCTTACACGAAGAGAAGGGTCAGCCAGTTTGGATCGATGCTTCGAAGAGAAGGGTAGGGTGAGCCAGTTAGATCGATCGGGAAAAGAAGGGTAAGCAAAGAGAAGGGTGAGCCATGAAGAGAAGGCCTCATTAAATCGATTTCTCTTAGATTGAAGGCCTTTACTATTACTATTGAATAGGGCAAGTCGATCCATTACTAAGCATCCATTCATTCCCTCTTCTCCGGATAGCACGAGTCCTTCACTCCGCTAGTAAGGGCCTTAGGATCGATGGGCTTTAGAGAGGGGGCTCGATTCTTAATAGGGGACAACGGCCAATAGATCAGATTTCCGATCATCGGACGCAATTCCATTCATAGATAAGCGGGTTGCCCTTTACTGGGACAAACAATTACTAGGGCAATCACCTCTTACCCGATCCCTCTACTTCTCCCATTAACCAGCGCGCTTACGATCCATAATCCAGCACTTCTCTATTCGATCTCAAGGGACTCCGCCTTTACTCCATGGGCTTCTTTCTCAACCCACACCCCTTACACAATCACGCCTTTATCGGACCGCTAATTCAAGGGGTTCGCTTGATTGGGGAAAACAGATAGGGGAGAACGGATTGGGGGGAACGGATGATTGGGCAGAAGAGATTGGCAGGAACAGAGCTATATTTCTCTGATCCCCTTAGGCTCACGATCGATAATTCCACCATGAAGATTCGCCTCTTACTATGATGGGAACCGCCATTATTGGGCTTTAGATGAGGGCACGATCCATCgattcttcctttctctgatccgATCGCTTCCTTATCCGGGAGGAACATATCATAGATGCCGATGACTGGAGGATTGAAAAAACAGAATACAATAGATTGCCCCACGGAATGGAATAGATCTGGCTTTACGATCAGGGAGACACTCCCGATCTCATTACCTACGTTGAAACACGGGCATCGATTCACCGGAATACATGGCAGGGAATGACTAGATGCAGATCGCACAATACCTGCTATAGGGAAAAGACCTATCATCTTACACCCTATTCCCTTCAATACACAGTCGATCCGTTGATACAGACACACAGTAGAAGGAAACACGAGAGACTGTCTTGCCGATTTGTAATAGAAACACACGGAACCGATATTCACCCGTATTTACCGGGTAGATAGACTCGCAAGAATGGAGGGCGAGGAACAGATTGTAGATGCCGATGACTGGGGAAATTACCAGTCCCATTGAATAGATGGGCGCGACTATTGGGATTGATACCGAGGGGCCACTCATACCAATAGAATCACTGCTTCGAGGGACGTGCCGCATACGAGCACACAAGCACTACGATCTCAACGCAAATCCCGCTGATTCAAGGCGACACTGCATCGATTCAATGGAAACATTTTATAGGAGGGAGCCACTCCATTTAATAGGGACCCTGCCCATCTCTTACGTATCACCGCTCCTGAACCCACTATCTCTCCACCACTTCACATCTTTACACTTTTGGAGAAGGCACCAAGCCGAAGATTACTGGGGATGCTGCTCCTATCGAACCCAGGCTTACAATTCGTAGGAGGGAGGCTTAGAACCGAGGCTTCAATCTCATTACATACCTTTTAACAACTAGGCTTTTATCCATATTTCTCCGATCCATTCATTCCAGTAAAGGGCACTGTCCACTCCAAGACCGGTTACTTCCACATTAAATAGATCAGGTCCACATTCGATAGATCAGACACGCGATACTGATCAATAAACCATAAATAGTTGGGGGCTCTATACGGATCCGAGGCCAGAACCGGAGCAGGGATGCGAGGCGAGAACCAGGGATCATTTTCCATTCGATGAGAAACGAGAGGCGAGCCACTTACTTAAAGGCAGGCGGGCTTTTAAGAGTACATGTTAGTAAGGATACGAGTTAGGCGCTTCCAGTCATTAGATAGAGTCACTACCGAAGATAGGGAGGTGCTTCCGGGATAGATACGATTCCATAGATGAGCTAGGATCCGATAAGCCAGGGTGCTGCCCCCAACCAATAGTAGGAGCTGCTTTCCCATGTCATTGGTCAATACCATAATTTCATTCCCAACCCGGTCATTCAAGAACGGGCTTTTTTCCATAGAGTAAAGGGCGCTTTTCACTAAACCTAGGGTTGAGAAAGCTAGCGTAGGTCGGCTAATCAAATACCCTGCTTCGTTGgatagggagagggagaagagtcAACCATTCTTCGTGTACGTATTACCAACACCGGTACTAACAGAAACGAGGGTTCGCTTAGAAAGGGGTCGCTTCACCACTCGCGATGAAGGGGAGCGCTTGGGATTAGGGTTAGTTTCTAATTGATACACCGGTTATGGACTAATAGGTCGAGAGATTCATTAGAGCAGGGAGAGCTTCGTTGCCTCTCTCCTCCCGCCGATGAATCCGCTTTCTCGACAGTAGGAGTTGTATCGGTACAAGCTGGATTCCCCTTTCATAGAGTAGTAAAGTAAGATTCTTGAGATTGGATCTTTATGATTAATCGGGTGATTGGTTGCTGCTTGgggactccaaaaaaaaattcttccacagtggtttgttttttttttcttgaaatttcttaTAATAAAAAGAATCCGTAAGTAACTCAGTGTCAGTCAGTAAGTCGACAGAGAATGAAATTCATATCAGTACAGAATACAGGAATGATTGATTTTATTACATATtataattctttattttttacttgTTTCTAAACTATCTTTTTGAAGCAGATAGTTCACAGTGCTCATTCTATAGATACTGGAAAAGGACACAGTGTTTGGCATGCCTTATATTGACTTACTTGAGTTTATACAAGGGATCTTTAACGCGGCTCACGAGGCGCCCCCGCTGGCGCCAGAACCGGCGTAAGTTCCCCACGCCGATCCCGAAGCCGAACTACAGCAGCGTGAGGTAATGAAATTCTATTCACACTTTCATTCTAGAGCAAGTTCGTGATCGGTGTGAAAGGCGACCGTGGCAAAGGCGGCTATCCGTTCATTTTCCTGAAATGGAAGAAATCTACTCCCAGATTGCAGACAACATTCTTTCAAACGATCTGGAACTCTCTGCCGACACGGACACGGATGCCACAACCCTACGCGAATGGCTGCAGGAGATTGAGAAGAACAAGAGGCTCCTGCAGCCCATCATAAGAAGACAGCTTACGGATTAGTTGCCGCTCAGTTGAAAGCTATGGGACTCTGAAAGATGGAAACAGGGGAGTTGGCTGATAAAGATGGACAGTAACGATCGCGTAATATCAATTTATCGGCCTCGTCATCGAAAGCGGCTTCCAATTGCTCGGAAATTCTCAGCTATATGGGGGGCTTGGATGGTGAGCAAAAACAATTGATCAAGAAGTTGGTCAACTTTCGTATGAAAGAAGGTAAAAGAACGAGAGTTCGTGCTATTGTTTATCAAACTTTTCATCGCCCAGCTCGAACTGAACGCGATGTAATCAAACTTATGGTTGACGCCGTAGAGAATATAAAGCCCATATGCGAAGTGGAAAAAGTAGGAGTCGCAGGTACTATTTATGATGTCCCTGGGATTGTAGCCAGGGATCGTCAACAAACCTTAGCTATTCGTTGGATCCTTGGAGCAGCTTTCAAACGACGTATAAGCTACAGGATAAGCTTAGAGAAATGTTCATTTGCTGAGATACTGGATGCTTACCGAAAGAGGGGAATTGCACGTAAGAAAAGGGAGAATCTTCATGGACTGGCTTCCACCAATCGAAGTTTCGCGCATTTCAGATGGTGGTAAAGTGAGACCACATAAAGAGCTCTTCCTCA
This window encodes:
- the LOC122081643 gene encoding LOW QUALITY PROTEIN: NADH-ubiquinone oxidoreductase chain 6 (The sequence of the model RefSeq protein was modified relative to this genomic sequence to represent the inferred CDS: deleted 1 base in 1 codon; substituted 1 base at 1 genomic stop codon) produces the protein MILSVSSSPALVSGLMVVRAKNPVHSVSFPIPVFRDTSGLLLLLGLDFSAMIFPVVHIGAIAVSFLFVVMMFHIQIAEIHEEVLRYLPVSGIIGLIFWWEMFFILDNETIPLLPTQRNTTSLRYTVHAGKVRSWTNLETLGNLLYTYYSVWFLVPSPILLVAMIGAIVLTMHRTTQVKRQDVFRRNAIDSRRTIMRRTSTHDLLKGKXLDSPIMVRIKFVGWQ
- the LOC122081644 gene encoding ribosomal protein S7, mitochondrial, whose protein sequence is MGGLDGEQKQLIKKLVNFRMKEGKRTRVRAIVYQTFHRPARTERDVIKLMVDAVENIKPICEVEKVGVAGTIYDVPGIVARDRQQTLAIRWILGAAFKRRISYRISLEKCSFAEILDAYRKRGIARKKRENLHGLASTNRSFAHFRWW
- the LOC122081641 gene encoding cytochrome c oxidase subunit 2, which codes for MIVLEWLFLPNVLCDAAEPWQLGSQDAATPMMQGIMDLHHDIFFFLILILVFVSRMLVRALWHFHYQTNPIPQRIVHGTTIEILRTIFPSIIPMFIAIPSFALLYSMDEVVVDPAITIKAIGHQWYRTYEYSDYNSSDEQSLTFDSYTIPEDDPELGQSRLLEVDNRVVVPAKTHLRIIVTPADVPHSWAVPSSGVKCDAVPGRSNQTSISVQREGVYYGQCSEIRGTNHASTRAPGNIGRLLSPLWLSRTTRGASHPRSKLLQRAAGAVGSRGARQ